One window of Oncorhynchus masou masou isolate Uvic2021 chromosome 28, UVic_Omas_1.1, whole genome shotgun sequence genomic DNA carries:
- the st6galnac6 gene encoding alpha-N-acetylgalactosaminide alpha-2,6-sialyltransferase 6, giving the protein MGMRLVEKQGPQSQKMVIFGAIFLLMTLLILFSSNSGNDISPFYSPFRASSPHHPIKVTDLKKWAGKEGYVAVYGNKSLTLHCHHCALVTSSSHVLGSGAGPDIDRAQCVIRMNDAPLSGFERDVGSRTTLRVVAHSSVFRVVRRPAEFLNLTDQQASSAVIFWGPPTKIGREAKGTLYRLIQRVSMTYSNLSSFTITPSKMHKFDTLFQKETGRDRAKSQSWLSTGWFTMVIAIEKCDNIKVYGMVPPSHCGKKPQPKKMPYHYYKPRGTDECVTYLQNERGRKGPHHRFITEKQVFARWAKQYNITFAHPTW; this is encoded by the exons ATGGGGATGAGGCTTGTTGAAAAG CAAGGGCCTCAGAGCCAGAAGATGGTGATCTTCGGAGCCATATTCCTCCTGAtgaccctcctcatcctctttagCTCCAACAGCGGCAACGACATCAGTCCCTTCTACAGTCCCTTCCGGGCGTCCTCGCCTCATCACCCCATCAAGGTCACTGACCTCAAGAAATGGGCAGGGAAGGAGGGCTATGTGGCTGTCTATGGAAACAAG AGTCTGACCCTGCACTGCCACCACTGTGCCCTGGTGACCAGCTCCAGCCACGTGCTGGGCAGCGGGGCCGGACCGGACATCGACCGCGCCCAGTGTGTGATCCGCATGAATGACGCCCCCCTGTCGGGGTTTGAACGTGACGTGGGGAGCCGGACCACCCTCAGGGTGGTGGCTCACTCGAGTGTGTTCAGGGTGGTTCGACGGCCAGCTGAGTTTCTCAACCTCACGGATCAGCAGGCAAGTTCTGCAGTCATATTCTGGGGACCACCCACCAAGATTGGTAGAGAGGCTAAAGGAACACTGTACCGTCTGATCCAGAGAGTCAGCATGACCTACAGTAACCTGTCCAGCTTTACCATCACGCCCAGCAAGATGCACAAGTTTGATACACTGTTTCAGAAGGAGACAGGGCGAGACAG AGCAAAGTCTCAGTCCTGGTTGAGCACTGGCTGGTTCACAATGGTGATTGCGATAGAGAAGTGTGACAATATTAAAGTGTACGGGATGGTTCCGCCCAGTCACTGTGG AAAAAAGCCCCAGCCCAAGAAGATGCCTTACCACTACTATAAACCCAGAGGCACAGATGAGTGTGTGACCTACCTGCAAAATGAGAGGGGTCGGAAGGGCCCCCACCATCGCTTCATCACAGAGAAACAGGTGTTTGCACGCTGGGCCAAGCAGTATAACATCACCTTCGCTCACCCAACATGGTGA
- the spout1 gene encoding putative methyltransferase C9orf114 homolog, whose amino-acid sequence MTDSVASKKPKLSSSQGEDRVDWKKWKAERKEIKKQIKESKLIQQLDKQKQEEEEKTEAALQQSQRENQSGRSYTVSVALPGSVLDNAQSTELRTYLAGQIARACVVFCVDEIIVFDEQDEDVKTVEGEFNGVGKKGQASIQLARILQFLECPQYLRKSFFPMHKDLQYAGLLNPLDSPHHMRKDDECEYREGVVLDRPSKPGKGSLVNCGMWKEVQIDKQLQSGLRVTVHMNKIQNKDGRLHKGVVVAPHKPRTEGGLYWGYSVRLASSLSNVFTECPHKEGYDLTIGTSEKGSDVDKTSLSPFKHMLVVFGGLQGLEASVDADQNLEVTDPGVLFDLYLNTCPNQGSRTIRTEEAILISMSSLRQKITAAFPDKSNGS is encoded by the exons ATGACGGACAGCGTTGCATCGAAAAAGCCCAAATTGTCCTCTTCTCAG GGCGAGGACAGAGTAGATTGGAAGAAATGGAAAGCGGAAC GAAAAGAGATCAAGAAGCAAATCAAAGAATCCAAGCTGATTCAACAACTTGACAAGCAGaagcaagaggaggaggagaagactgAGGCAGCACTGCAGCAGAGTCAGAGGGAAAACCAATCAG GACGGTCGTACACAGTGAGCGTGGCCTTGCCTGGTTCTGTCCTGGACAATGCCCAGTCTACAGAACTCCGCACATACCTGGCTGGACAGATAGCCAGAGCCTGCGTCGTGTTCTGTGTCGACGAGATCATCGTATTTGACGAACAAGATGAGGATGTCAA GACTGTTGAGGGAGAATTCAATGGTGTCGGCAAGAAGGGTCAAGCCAGCATTCAACTGGCTAGAATCCTCCAGTTCTTGGAATGCCCACA GTACCTGCGCAAATCATTCTTCCCAATGCATAAAGATTTACAGTATGCCG GCTTGCTCAACCCTCTGGACAGCCCTCACCACATGAGGAAGGATGATGAGTGTGAGTACCGGGAGGGGGTGGTCCTCGATCGGCCTAGCAAACCAGGAAAAGGCTCCTTGGTCAACTGTGGAATGTGGAAG GAGGTGCAGATAGATAAGCAGCTACAGTCTGGTCTCAGAGTCACTGTCCACATGAACAAGATCCAGAATAAAG ATGGAAGACTACACAAAGGGGTGGTGGTGGCGCCTCACAAGCCGCGAACAGAGGGAGGTCTGTACTGGGGCTACAGTGTTCGCCTGGCCTCAAGTCTAA GTAATGTGTTCACTGAGTGTCCACATAAAGAGGGCTATGATTTGACCATTGGAACATCTGAGAAAGGCAGTGATGTTGACAAAACTTCTCTTTCTCCATTCAA GCACATGTTGGTTGTGTTTGGTGGTCTGCAGGGCTTGGAGGCCAGTGTGGACGCTGATCAGAACCTGGAGGTGACGGACCCCGGTGTCCTATTTGACCTGTACCTCAACACCTGCCCCAACCAGGGCAGCAGAACCATCCGCACAGAG GAGGCCATCCTGATCTCCATGTCCAGCCTGAGGCAGAAAATCACAGCCGCATTTCCAGACAAGTCGAATGGTTCATAA